TTGACGGATGACAGCGGCTCTCCGAGGTGAGAGACGGCGGTGGCGGTGCACCCGGTCGGGGGGTGTGCCGCCACCGCTGCGTCGTGCCGGGCCCGCGTCGTGCCGGGCCCGCGTGGTGCCGGGCCGGCGTGGTGTCCGCGCGGTGCCTGGGCCCGTGCCCGGCGCGCGTCGCGCGGCGCGCCGGGCGGAGGGCTCAGGCCGAGGCGATCTTCAGGTCGCGCAGCAGCTTGGCGACGTGCCCGGTGGCCTTGACGTTGTACAGGGCGTGCTCGACCTTGCCCTGCTCGTCGACGATCACGGTGGAGCGGATCACGCCGACGACCGTCTTGCCGTAGAGCTTCTTCTCGCCGAAGGCGCCGTAGGCCTCCAGGACGGTCTTCTCCGGGTCGGCGAGCAGGGTGACCTTGAGATCCTCGGTCTCGCGGAACTTGCCGAGCTTCTCCGGCTTGTCCGGGGAGATGCCGACGACGTCGTAGCCGGCGCCGCGGAAGACCTCCAGGTTGTCGGTGAAGTCGCAGGCCTGGGTGGTGCAGCCGGGCGTCAGCGCCGCGGGGTAGAAGTACACGATCACCTTGCGGCCGAGGTGCTCGGCGAGGGACACCTGCTTGCCGTCGGCGTCGGGCAGGGTGAAGGCTGGCGCGGTGTCTCCGGCCTGGAGGCGCTCGCTCACGGTGGATCTCTCCTCGTGCTGGACGGGTGGTCGTACCACGGCAAACCTACCTCTGTTGGTGGGTGGGGCCGCGCGTGGCGGCGGGTCAGCTGACAGACTGGGGAGGTAGCGGCGGACGACAGCGATTGGGGTGGCCCTGGTGGGCGAGGCGAGCACGAAGGACAACGCGGCGGTGCGGTCGACCGCCCAGATCGAGGCGGACATCGCGCGTACCCGTACGCAGTTGGCCTCGACCCTGGACGAGCTGGCGATGCGCGTGCACCCGACGACGGTGGTGGCGCAGGCCAAGGCCAAGGCGCTGGCCTCGGTGGAGCAGAAGGCCGGCCGGGCGTACGTGGCGGCCAGTGGCGCGGTCGAGCAGGTCAAGGCGCAGTTCGTGGACGAGAAGGGCTCGCCGCGCAAGGAGCGGATCGTACCGGCCGCGCTGGTGGGCGTCGGTGTGGTGCTGCTGCTGGCGTCGGTGCGCAAGCGTCGCCGGGGCTGATCCCGGCGGGGGCGGCCGGGTGCGCCGGATGTGCGGACCCGGCCTCCCGCATGCCGGGCCACCGTCACGCGGGCGGCCGGGGACGGGTACGGTCGGGGCGTGAGTACCAACGACGCGCGGACCCCGCAGGACGACGCACCTCGCCACGACCGGCTGGGCGAGAAGCTGCCGATCAAGATGCTGCACGACCGGGTGCTGGTGAAGACCGAGGGCAGTGAGGGCGAGCGGCGTTCGACCGGCGGCATCCTGATCCCGGCGACCGCCGAGCTGAGCAAGCGCTGCACCTGGGCGGAGGCGGTGGCGGTCGGGCAGAGCGTCCGCTCCGTGGAGCCGGGGGACCGGGTGCTGTACGACCCGGAGGACAAGCTGGAGGTCGAGGTGCGCGGCGCGACGTACGTCCTGCTGCGCGAGCGGGATCTGCACGCGGTGGCGGCGACGCGTTTCGAGAACGCCGAGGGCTCGACCGGTCTCTATCTCTGACCGGTACCGCCTTGGCCCGGTACCGCCCCCGGCGCCCCGGCCCGCCACCCTCTCCGATCCCCGCCGATCCCCGCCGATCCCCGCCCTTCCGGGACCGGAGGGGCCGTCCCTGTTCCGGCCGTTCCGTAGGTCGAGTTCGCGGTCCGCCACCGGAGTTGCCCGTCGATCCGTCGGCGAGCCCCGCTCGGGGCGCGTGCCGGGGGACGAGGGCGTCGCCCCGCCGCGCGCCGCCGCCCGGGGTCCGCGCCGCCGCCGTCCGGCCGGGCGGCTGGGTTAGTGTCCCGGGATGACCGGTACGAGCGGCACCCTTCCCAGGATCAGTGACGAGCAGCGGCGGGCCCGGCTGGCACGGCGGCATCTGCTGCTGCCGGCGCGGCGCGCGGAGGCGGTCGAGGAGGTCGCGGACGCCCTGGTCGGGCTGCACGCCACGGACGCGGCGACGGTGTACCTCTCGGCGTGCGCCCGGCTCGCGGAGCCCTCGGCGGCCGAGGTGGAGCGGGCGCTGTACGAGGACGTGACACTGGTGAAGCTGCTGTCGATGCGCCGGACGATCTTCGCCGTGACGGACGGGTTCGCGCCGTACGTGAGCTCCTCCACCGCGCGGGCGATCGCCGTCAAGGAGCGGGCGACGCTGCTGAAGCACCTGCGGGAGTTCGCGCAGGGCTGGGACGAGGAGCGGCTCGCGCGGACCGAGCGGGCGGTGCTGGAGGCGCTGGAGGCCCGTGGGGAGGCCACGACGGCCGAGTTGTCGGCCGATGTGCCGGCTCTGCGCGAGACGATGCTGATGGCGGCGGGCAAGCCGTACGAGGCCCGGCAGAGCGTCGGCAGCCGCCTGCTGCGGCTGCTGGCCTCGGACGGGCACGTGCGGCGCTGCCGGCCGCGGGGTTCCTGGCTGAGCAGCAGCTATCCCTGGGCGCCGGTGCCGCAGTGGCCGGAGCTGCCGGTGCGAGAGGCGAAGGCCGAGGTGGCGCGGCGCTGGTTGGGCTCGTACGGCCCGGCGCCGGTGGAGGACCTGAAGTGGTGGACGGGCTGGACGCTCGGGGACACCCGGGTGGCGCTGGCCGACGTGGGCGCGCGGGAGGTGGCGCTGGAGGGCGGTGTCACCGGGGTGGTGCTGCCGGGTGACGTGGGCGTGGTGCGGGGCGGCGGTCCGTGGGCGGCGCTGCTTCCGGCCCTCGATCCGACGGTGATGGGCTGGCGGGGGCGCGACTGGTACCTCCGGCCGCAGGACGTGCCGGCGCTGTTCGACCGCGCGGGCAACGCCGGGCCGACGCTCTGGTGGGACGGCCGGGTGGTGGGTGGCTGGGCGCAGCGTGCGGACGGCGAGGTGGTGTGGCGGTTGCTGTCGGACGTGGGTTCGGAGGCGGTGGCGGCGGTGCGGGCGGAGGCCGCGCGGCTGTCGGGGTGGCTGGGGGAGGTGCGGGTGACGCCGCGCTTTCGGACGCCGTTGGAGCGGGAGCTGGTGGCGTAGCGCGGCGGCGTCCGAGCGCGGGCCGGGCCCCGCACGAGCGGGCCGGGGGTGTCGGGACGCGGGGCAGACCGTCGGGGAGCGGGCCGGACCGTCGGGCGCGCCGGCCGGGCGGGGGTCGTCAGGGCTTGGGGCGGGGTGAGGGCGGGGCGGCGGCCGGGGCGGGGCTGGTGGCGGGCGCCGGGGCGCTGGGAGTGGGTGCGGGGGTGGCGGTGCGGGTGGGCTGCGTCGTGGGGGTGGGGCTGGGGGCCGGCGGCGGGGTCGGGGTGGGGGTCGGGGTTCCGCTGCGGGCGGGCTGCGTCGTCGGGGTGGCGGCGGGCGCGGTGCCGGGGGAGTGGGCCTGGGTGGGCTGGGTGTTGCCGCGGGTGGGCTGGAGGTCGAAGCGCTGGGTTCTGGTGCCGTCGAGGGCGTCGGTCATGTAGGCGGTCCAGATCTCGGTGGGGAAGGCGCCGCCGTTGATCCGGCTGAGGCCGGCGGTGCCGGCCAG
The sequence above is drawn from the Kitasatospora sp. NBC_00315 genome and encodes:
- the bcp gene encoding thioredoxin-dependent thiol peroxidase; the encoded protein is MSERLQAGDTAPAFTLPDADGKQVSLAEHLGRKVIVYFYPAALTPGCTTQACDFTDNLEVFRGAGYDVVGISPDKPEKLGKFRETEDLKVTLLADPEKTVLEAYGAFGEKKLYGKTVVGVIRSTVIVDEQGKVEHALYNVKATGHVAKLLRDLKIASA
- a CDS encoding winged helix DNA-binding domain-containing protein, translating into MTGTSGTLPRISDEQRRARLARRHLLLPARRAEAVEEVADALVGLHATDAATVYLSACARLAEPSAAEVERALYEDVTLVKLLSMRRTIFAVTDGFAPYVSSSTARAIAVKERATLLKHLREFAQGWDEERLARTERAVLEALEARGEATTAELSADVPALRETMLMAAGKPYEARQSVGSRLLRLLASDGHVRRCRPRGSWLSSSYPWAPVPQWPELPVREAKAEVARRWLGSYGPAPVEDLKWWTGWTLGDTRVALADVGAREVALEGGVTGVVLPGDVGVVRGGGPWAALLPALDPTVMGWRGRDWYLRPQDVPALFDRAGNAGPTLWWDGRVVGGWAQRADGEVVWRLLSDVGSEAVAAVRAEAARLSGWLGEVRVTPRFRTPLERELVA
- a CDS encoding DUF3618 domain-containing protein; the protein is MGEASTKDNAAVRSTAQIEADIARTRTQLASTLDELAMRVHPTTVVAQAKAKALASVEQKAGRAYVAASGAVEQVKAQFVDEKGSPRKERIVPAALVGVGVVLLLASVRKRRRG
- a CDS encoding co-chaperone GroES, which gives rise to MLHDRVLVKTEGSEGERRSTGGILIPATAELSKRCTWAEAVAVGQSVRSVEPGDRVLYDPEDKLEVEVRGATYVLLRERDLHAVAATRFENAEGSTGLYL